One Pseudorhodoplanes sinuspersici DNA segment encodes these proteins:
- a CDS encoding GlxA family transcriptional regulator, whose translation MRERQNGQDRVIRASPAMFNRPVRVSLVVFPECDPSIVFGVFDTLWAAGRLSSLFNNALPDVSLFEPRLVGAKAGPLQLVTGVSIVVQDAVSGVADTDIVFVPNIMVRTNADLRALDRDLLAWIKAMHDKGTHIYASCGGSLVLAEAGLLKGHQATTHWCYVPLFRDQFPDIDLQPDRILVRSGEGQRIVCSGGASAWQDLALMMIAKRAGTDEAIRMSKLFLYQWHRDGQLPYSSMRQNVEHGDAAVLKCQTWLAQHYDHDDVVAELIRHSGLPRRTFARRFRAATGYSPLEYVQALRIEEAKQILETTTIAVEDVAREVGYDDVASFRRLFRRLAGMSPGEYRRKFQLPLIDDGAGTGRGRTQ comes from the coding sequence GTGCGTGAGAGGCAGAATGGCCAGGACCGTGTCATTCGGGCCAGTCCCGCCATGTTCAATCGCCCCGTTCGCGTCAGTCTTGTCGTGTTTCCGGAATGCGATCCGTCGATCGTCTTCGGGGTTTTCGATACGCTTTGGGCGGCGGGGAGGCTCTCGTCCTTGTTCAACAATGCGTTGCCGGATGTGTCTTTGTTCGAGCCGCGTCTGGTCGGCGCCAAAGCGGGGCCGCTGCAGCTCGTGACCGGCGTGAGCATCGTCGTTCAGGATGCGGTGAGCGGTGTTGCGGACACCGACATTGTCTTCGTTCCGAATATCATGGTGAGGACCAATGCCGATCTGCGTGCGCTCGATCGCGATTTGCTAGCCTGGATCAAGGCGATGCATGATAAAGGCACGCACATTTATGCGTCATGCGGTGGATCTCTCGTCCTTGCCGAAGCCGGATTGTTGAAAGGACATCAGGCTACGACGCACTGGTGTTACGTGCCGCTCTTTCGCGATCAATTTCCCGATATCGACCTGCAGCCGGATCGCATTCTTGTGCGGTCCGGCGAGGGGCAGCGCATCGTCTGCTCCGGCGGTGCGTCGGCATGGCAGGATCTCGCCTTGATGATGATCGCCAAGCGCGCCGGCACGGACGAAGCGATCCGCATGTCGAAGCTGTTCCTCTATCAATGGCACCGCGACGGGCAATTGCCCTATTCTTCCATGCGCCAGAATGTGGAGCATGGCGACGCGGCCGTGCTGAAATGCCAGACCTGGCTGGCGCAACATTATGATCACGACGATGTCGTGGCTGAACTGATCCGTCATTCCGGATTACCCAGGCGAACTTTTGCGCGGCGCTTTCGGGCCGCCACTGGCTACTCGCCGCTGGAATATGTCCAAGCGCTACGGATTGAAGAGGCCAAGCAGATCCTCGAAACCACCACGATTGCAGTGGAGGACGTAGCGCGCGAAGTCGGATACGATGATGTCGCGTCATTCCGTCGATTGTTCCGGCGTCTTGCCGGGATGAGTCCGGGCGAATATCGGCGCAAGTTCCAGTTGCCGCTGATTGATGATGGTGCAGGCACTGGTCGCGGCCGAACACAATAA
- a CDS encoding [protein-PII] uridylyltransferase, with translation MLSPDQTMRPTSEIFDAEAAAHELHALAATYSGRESDLRTAVAQFLKGELARGREKAEQLLLKERHGRRCAERLCAMQDEIIRVLFDFASKRLYPSLNPSEGERMSIVATGGYGRGLLAPGSDIDLLFVLPYKQTAWGESIAEAILYCLWDMGLKVGHATRSVDECIRQAKADMTIRTAILESRFLYGDQALFDELVNRFDRDVVQGTAAEFVAAKLAEREDRLRRTGQSRYVVEPNVKDGKGGLRDLHTLFWIGKYVYRVRTVEELVDHGVFDQDELKMFLRCEDFLWSVRCHMHFVTNRPEERLSFDIQREIAVRLGYTEHPGMRDVERFMKHYFLTAKNVGDLTAILCAALEANHTKSAPALGRMIARFRPRAGRRILSESDDFIVDNNRINIAKQDVFERDPVNLIRIFYLAQKHDLAFHPDAMRKATRSLNFINKDLRENPEANELFFEILTAKNDVEPVLRRMNEAGVLGAFVRAFGRVVAMMQFNMYHHYTVDEHLIRCMGVISEIEAGTNEEYGLANELVKKLQPRQRDILRITLFLHDIAKGRVEDHSIAGARVARRFCPRLGLNNAETETVAWLIENHLVMSTIAQSRDLSDRKTIENFAGIVQSLDRLKLLVILTTADIRAVGPGVWNGWKAQLLRTLYYETEPVLTGGFSEVNRERRVAMAQAEFRQEMKDWPEDELESYIARHYPAYWLKVDLPHKVAHANFLRKTWSAGRTLATQVNFDAARGVTELTVIAPDHPRLLSIIAGACAATGANIVDSQIYTTTDGLALDTISLTREFERDEDEDRRASRITDTIEKALKGEIKLPEAVARRAAPKARFKAFALDPDVNVNNEWSNRYTVIEVTGLDRPGLLYELTATISKLSLNITSAHVATFGERVVDVFYVTDLLGAKIGSPTRQAAIKRALLALFSRAATEETKQLAAKS, from the coding sequence ATGCTGTCCCCCGACCAGACGATGCGCCCGACCAGCGAGATCTTCGACGCCGAAGCGGCCGCGCATGAACTGCATGCGCTCGCCGCGACCTATTCCGGCCGCGAGAGCGATCTGCGCACGGCAGTCGCGCAATTCTTGAAAGGCGAGTTAGCCCGGGGGCGCGAAAAGGCCGAGCAGTTGCTGCTCAAGGAGCGGCACGGGCGGCGCTGCGCCGAGCGCCTCTGCGCCATGCAGGACGAGATCATTCGCGTCCTGTTCGATTTCGCCAGCAAGCGGCTTTATCCGTCGCTAAACCCGTCCGAAGGCGAGCGCATGTCGATCGTCGCCACCGGTGGCTATGGCCGTGGATTGCTGGCGCCCGGCTCGGACATCGATCTGCTGTTCGTCCTCCCCTACAAACAGACAGCCTGGGGCGAATCGATCGCCGAAGCCATTCTCTATTGTCTCTGGGACATGGGCCTGAAAGTCGGCCACGCCACACGCTCGGTTGATGAATGCATTCGCCAGGCCAAGGCCGACATGACCATCCGCACGGCCATCCTCGAGTCGCGCTTTCTTTATGGCGATCAGGCCTTGTTCGATGAACTGGTCAACCGCTTCGACCGGGATGTTGTACAGGGCACCGCGGCGGAATTCGTCGCCGCAAAACTGGCCGAACGCGAGGATCGTCTGCGCCGGACTGGCCAATCGCGCTATGTCGTGGAGCCGAACGTCAAGGATGGCAAAGGCGGGCTACGCGACCTGCACACCTTGTTCTGGATCGGCAAATACGTCTATCGCGTTCGTACTGTCGAGGAACTGGTCGATCACGGCGTGTTCGATCAGGACGAACTGAAGATGTTCCTGCGCTGCGAGGATTTTCTCTGGTCGGTGCGGTGCCACATGCACTTCGTCACCAACCGTCCGGAGGAACGGCTGTCGTTCGACATCCAGCGCGAGATTGCCGTGCGGCTCGGCTATACCGAGCATCCCGGCATGCGCGATGTCGAACGCTTCATGAAGCATTACTTCCTGACCGCGAAGAATGTCGGCGACCTGACCGCCATTCTCTGTGCCGCGCTGGAAGCCAATCACACCAAGAGCGCCCCCGCCCTTGGCCGCATGATCGCACGTTTCAGGCCGAGGGCGGGCCGCCGCATCCTCAGCGAATCGGACGATTTCATTGTCGACAACAACCGCATCAATATCGCGAAACAGGATGTGTTCGAGCGCGATCCGGTCAACCTGATCCGGATCTTTTACCTCGCGCAAAAACACGATCTCGCCTTCCACCCCGATGCGATGCGCAAGGCAACACGCTCACTCAATTTCATCAACAAGGATTTGCGCGAAAATCCTGAGGCGAACGAACTTTTCTTCGAAATCCTCACTGCCAAGAACGATGTCGAGCCGGTGCTGCGGCGGATGAACGAAGCCGGCGTGCTCGGCGCATTCGTGCGGGCATTCGGACGTGTGGTCGCGATGATGCAGTTCAACATGTATCATCACTATACGGTGGACGAACATCTGATCCGCTGCATGGGTGTAATCTCGGAAATCGAGGCCGGCACCAACGAGGAATACGGGCTCGCCAACGAGCTTGTGAAAAAGCTGCAGCCGCGGCAGCGCGACATCCTGCGGATTACCTTGTTCCTGCACGATATCGCCAAAGGGCGCGTCGAGGATCATTCGATCGCCGGCGCCCGCGTCGCACGCCGCTTCTGCCCCCGCCTCGGCCTGAACAATGCCGAAACGGAGACCGTCGCATGGCTGATCGAAAATCACCTTGTGATGTCGACCATCGCGCAATCGCGCGACCTGTCCGACCGCAAGACGATCGAGAATTTCGCCGGCATCGTGCAGTCGCTCGACCGGCTGAAGCTCCTCGTTATCCTGACGACAGCGGATATCCGCGCGGTTGGCCCAGGCGTCTGGAACGGCTGGAAGGCGCAGCTGCTGCGAACGCTCTATTATGAAACCGAGCCGGTGCTGACCGGCGGCTTCTCCGAAGTCAATCGCGAACGCCGTGTTGCCATGGCGCAGGCTGAATTCCGGCAGGAAATGAAGGACTGGCCGGAGGACGAGCTCGAAAGCTATATCGCTCGTCACTATCCGGCTTACTGGCTCAAGGTGGATCTGCCGCACAAGGTCGCGCATGCCAACTTCCTGCGGAAGACCTGGAGCGCGGGCCGCACGCTGGCGACGCAGGTGAATTTCGACGCCGCCCGCGGCGTGACCGAACTCACCGTCATCGCCCCTGATCACCCGCGGCTGTTGTCGATCATCGCCGGCGCTTGCGCCGCGACCGGTGCCAATATCGTCGACTCGCAGATCTATACGACCACCGACGGGCTCGCCCTCGACACCATTTCGTTGACCCGGGAATTCGAACGCGACGAAGATGAAGACCGTCGCGCAAGCCGGATCACCGATACGATCGAGAAAGCGCTGAAGGGCGAGATCAAGCTTCCGGAGGCCGTCGCACGGCGCGCGGCACCGAAGGCAAGGTTCAAAGCCTTCGCCCTCGATCCGGACGTCAACGTCAACAATGAATGGTCGAACCGCTACACCGTGATCGAGGTAACGGGTCTCGACCGGCCGGGGCTGCTCTACGAATTGACGGCCACGATTTCGAAACTGTCGCTCAACATCACCTCGGCGCATGTCGCAACATTCGGCGAACGCGTGGTCGACGTGTTTTATGTAACCGACTTGCTTGGCGCCAAGATCGGCTCGCCGACGCGGCAGGCCGCGATCAAGCGCGCACTGCTGGCTTTGTTCTCGCGAGCGGCGACAGAAGAGACAAAGCAGCTCGCCGCAAAGTCGTAA
- a CDS encoding aliphatic sulfonate ABC transporter substrate-binding protein, with translation MAFLSRRSILASALFVGLVPSTALFAQDKPKDLPKEIRIDWATYNPVSLVLKDKGLLEKEFAKDGITIRWVQSAGSNKALEFLNASSIDFGSTAGSAALVAKINGNPIKSIYVYSRPEWTALVTGKNSTISKIEDLKGKRVAVTRGTDPHIFLVRALQSVKLTDKDITPVLLQHADGKAALIRGDVDAWAGLDPMMAAAEIEDGAKLFYRNKDANTWGILNVREDFLKKHPDLVQRVLKVYEEARKYSLANPDEVKKTFIAVTKLPDAVVERQLKERTELTHSKIGAPQKESILAAGIALQQAGVIPANVDVKSTVDSLIDDSVALTN, from the coding sequence ATGGCTTTCTTGTCCCGCCGCTCGATCCTGGCGTCGGCGCTTTTTGTCGGCCTCGTGCCGAGCACGGCGCTATTCGCGCAGGACAAGCCCAAGGATTTGCCCAAAGAGATCCGCATCGATTGGGCGACCTATAATCCGGTCTCGCTGGTCCTGAAGGACAAGGGCCTGCTCGAGAAGGAATTCGCCAAGGACGGCATCACGATCCGCTGGGTGCAGAGCGCCGGTTCCAACAAGGCGCTGGAATTCCTCAATGCCTCGTCGATCGATTTCGGTTCGACCGCGGGCTCGGCCGCGTTGGTCGCCAAGATCAACGGCAATCCGATCAAGTCGATCTATGTCTATTCGCGGCCTGAATGGACCGCGCTCGTCACCGGCAAGAATTCGACCATCAGCAAGATCGAGGACTTGAAGGGCAAGCGCGTCGCCGTGACGCGCGGCACCGATCCCCATATCTTCCTCGTCCGCGCCCTGCAAAGCGTGAAGCTCACCGACAAGGACATCACTCCCGTTCTGCTGCAGCATGCCGACGGCAAGGCTGCGCTCATTCGCGGTGACGTCGATGCGTGGGCCGGTCTCGATCCCATGATGGCCGCCGCCGAGATCGAAGATGGCGCCAAGCTGTTCTATCGCAACAAGGACGCCAATACCTGGGGCATCCTGAATGTGCGCGAGGACTTTCTGAAGAAGCACCCCGACCTCGTTCAGCGCGTGCTGAAAGTCTACGAGGAGGCGCGCAAATATTCGCTCGCCAATCCGGACGAAGTGAAGAAGACCTTCATCGCCGTCACCAAACTGCCGGACGCCGTGGTCGAGCGTCAGCTCAAGGAGCGCACCGAACTCACCCATTCGAAGATCGGCGCGCCGCAGAAAGAATCGATCCTCGCTGCTGGTATCGCCCTGCAGCAGGCCGGCGTGATCCCCGCCAATGTGGACGTGAAGTCCACGGTGGATTCGCTGATCGATGACAGCGTCGCCCTGACGAATTGA